The Candidatus Bathyarchaeia archaeon nucleotide sequence TTGCTGCTCGGACATGTTGGTACAACCTGGAGAGGTGGTGTTCGTGCATCCGCGGCTGGAGAAGTCGGTGAGACCCTTGGACTCAGTTCCGGCTCCGACGGATATTACCCAGGAAGGTTCTGAGTATGGATTTATTGTGGGGTGTCCTGGGCCCGAGTTTCCGGCCGCGAAGAAGACTGCGATGCCGGCGTCGTGGGCTGCTTTTGTCGCAGTGTTGATTGGGCTACCGCTTCTACATGAATTGTAGTCAGGAGGGCCTGTTCCCCCGGAGCAATCGAAGGTGGTTCCCCAGCTGTTGCTCACAATCCGAATATTGTACTGCACGCGGTGGGCGAGGATGTAGTTGTAGCTAGCTATTGCGTGGAAGACAAAGTCCACGTCTCCTGCCCCTAGAGCGATTATGTTCGCCTGGGGTGCCGCGCCTTTGTATATTCCCATGGACCCGTCGCCTGTTCCTGCGACGAGGCCGGCGGTGCTGGTTCCGTGGCCGCTTGACGTGTCGGTGTTGATCTGGTTTTCAGCGTAAAACTGATCCGGACCAACTGGCTGGTTCAGTACGATCTCACCGATGGTGAAGACTTTGACATTCTGGATCACGCGATAGGGAGCTTTTGGAGGAGGTGGCGTCAGAGAGGTGGTGGTGGGGGTGAAGCTGTAGCCTAGTGATGGGTTCGAAGCGTCTACGCCAGTGTCGATGAGTGCTACCCCGATTCCTTGACCTTGGAACCCTAGGCTCCAAGCTGCGGGAACGTGCATTATGTCATTCCACCAAGAGTGCTGGACAGGCACCTCGCCAAAGTTATGCGTGGTGGTCTGGACCTGGGCTTGATAGTGGAGCTGTCGATTGGCCCAGAGCGAGACGACTCCCGGGTAGTTGGCGAGGTTAGTGAGGTTGCCGTAGTTTGAGACCGCGAGGATCATAGGAAGCTCGGTCATGGGGGCATCGATGCGCGAGTATCGCATGATGGCTCGTGCATCAGCTGATGTTGGAATATGATCTAGGATGATGATGACCTCAGCCTTGGCATTCGGAGCGGAAGTGGACGCACTGGTTGCCAGTAAGGAGTCAATAATTGGAGAGGCTCTGGCAATACCAGGGTGAATTGGTGTGGCGAGTGACGCTAGCGACAGTGCAACTAGTAATGGTGCTACGATTACGAGTGTTCGCTTCATGCTCGCTTGCATGAAAATGGCCGCTTATATCGGATGTTCCGCCACGAAATATTTTCTAGCCGCGATATGTTCACGGTTCGATATTCTCGAATACCGATATATCGCCCATAAACTGCTTAACAGGTAGGTGGCATACCCGCAATGAGGCCAGTCCCAGTACAGAGATCGCCAACCGTCTCAGCGACGTAAGAGCCGGTCATCGCGCGCTTGCCACTCCGGTCTTCCCGCGCTCGTCGTTGATTAGTGGCGGGGAATCTTGATTGGTATGCAGGGTTCTGTCAAGTCTTCGGTTGTTCGAGGACTAGACTTGCTCTCATCGACTCTAGGGATTGCCGTCGTCGTCGGGTTCCCCTTCATTGCTTCACCTGAGAGCCCTTGCGCCTCAGAAGCACAAGACCGCTTCTTGGCAGGGAACGGTCGAACCTCAACCGCCCCCTCACGCCTGTAGCGTGGTAGCTTGGCCAGTTGCCAGGCAGAGATTTTACGGTGGGTCAACCGACCCCTTATCCCGGTTAACGCCTCTCACGTGGTCGGAGTCCCTCCCCTCATCCCAGCGCGATAGGCTCATACGACGACCGCCTATCGTGTAATGAGTCGTTCCCCGAAGATTACAGTTAGAGCGGACCGAAACTACGACCAAACTGCAAGAGTTGACCATGCCTCCTGATGTAAGCTGCTGGAAATCTCCGATTAAGGCGGGCTGAGTATCAGATTCTTGTTGCGG carries:
- a CDS encoding S8 family serine peptidase gives rise to the protein MKRTLVIVAPLLVALSLASLATPIHPGIARASPIIDSLLATSASTSAPNAKAEVIIILDHIPTSADARAIMRYSRIDAPMTELPMILAVSNYGNLTNLANYPGVVSLWANRQLHYQAQVQTTTHNFGEVPVQHSWWNDIMHVPAAWSLGFQGQGIGVALIDTGVDASNPSLGYSFTPTTTSLTPPPPKAPYRVIQNVKVFTIGEIVLNQPVGPDQFYAENQINTDTSSGHGTSTAGLVAGTGDGSMGIYKGAAPQANIIALGAGDVDFVFHAIASYNYILAHRVQYNIRIVSNSWGTTFDCSGGTGPPDYNSCRSGSPINTATKAAHDAGIAVFFAAGNSGPGHPTINPYSEPSWVISVGAGTESKGLTDFSSRGCTNTTSPGCTNMSEQQPDLVAPGMNVISTKDTSCTVDCPLSAPSDTGNIPLAYQPYYTTFGGTSAASPMAAGVAALVLSAKPSLTPDALKATMKGTTDPMLGYLPFQVGTGYVNALSAVKAAQGQAFTPIQTRIQAFGDQRFIYKQFIGGAVAVTDNWQDGSVPVFTGALNMTINVSWTTPATPLQWQISVYGPNDTDVADRFPGTTIGTEGAISSTIVIKGAAYIASFNNPGFNSGTWTIQVLNFNNPQTSTITVDVNYPAKAKAHMDNGHDVEVNDNEQGGMQGQEEAVLQSNDGTIITVIPIAAAGATSISAHITQPASTVIQVVQIVIVDSNGNIIEIRGAFVTTQSDLNARLAQIQALLGTTTDPATVSALQTEQTAMQAALPNAPLTETVPELQ